A single genomic interval of Persephonella atlantica harbors:
- a CDS encoding UDP-N-acetylmuramoyl-tripeptide--D-alanyl-D-alanine ligase, whose protein sequence is MDIKTVLHITEGKADSFVNKKIKTFHIDSRKISEGDFFVPLKGEKHDGHDFIPDAVKRGASGFFTEKPTTYPNGILVENSLKALTQVGRFKRKQLKTAVGITGTAGKTTTKELLKFILSDFFPIYATEGNLNNEIGLPLTLANIPERAEVGIFEMGAGKIGDIRHLVNIAQPQIRILTAIGHGHTEKFGSLENVIKGKGEIFEGGEVCILPYSLLKHYRLKNFVTFGTEENADIKVISVKITERGTEGILSVKNHSFNIFIPVYSKALFHNLGAVFGVLEYMEISLQKAIEKLSDFSLPEGRGKIMQIGDFTIIDDTYNANPLSVENAIYTLSAIPKYRIIVLGDMLELGRYSQHLHHKIGKLIGKSQIDTAVFYGKEMKNAYEEASKKVRSFYFKSKDEVVEFLYREREKKPVILIKGSRGMKMEEIIHRLKC, encoded by the coding sequence ATGGATATTAAAACAGTTTTGCATATAACAGAAGGAAAGGCAGACAGTTTTGTAAACAAAAAAATAAAAACCTTCCATATTGACAGCAGGAAGATATCTGAGGGAGACTTCTTTGTTCCCCTGAAGGGAGAAAAACATGACGGACACGACTTTATACCTGATGCTGTCAAAAGGGGAGCCTCAGGATTTTTCACAGAAAAACCTACCACATACCCAAACGGCATCTTAGTTGAAAACAGCCTCAAAGCCCTGACACAGGTAGGAAGATTCAAGAGAAAGCAGTTAAAAACTGCAGTCGGAATAACCGGAACAGCAGGAAAAACAACAACAAAGGAGCTTTTAAAATTTATTCTCTCTGATTTTTTTCCTATATATGCAACAGAGGGAAACCTTAATAACGAGATAGGACTGCCACTAACACTTGCTAACATTCCTGAAAGGGCTGAAGTAGGCATATTTGAAATGGGAGCTGGGAAGATAGGAGATATAAGACATCTTGTTAATATAGCCCAGCCCCAGATAAGAATACTTACAGCCATAGGACACGGCCATACAGAAAAATTTGGCAGTTTGGAAAATGTGATAAAAGGTAAAGGAGAAATATTTGAAGGTGGAGAAGTATGTATTCTTCCTTACAGTCTGTTAAAGCACTACAGACTAAAAAATTTTGTTACCTTTGGCACAGAGGAAAATGCAGACATAAAAGTTATATCTGTAAAGATAACAGAAAGGGGAACAGAAGGCATTTTATCTGTAAAAAATCATTCTTTTAACATTTTTATACCTGTTTACAGCAAAGCCTTATTTCACAATTTGGGAGCTGTTTTTGGAGTGTTAGAATACATGGAGATTTCCCTGCAAAAAGCAATAGAAAAACTGTCTGACTTTTCTCTGCCTGAAGGAAGAGGTAAGATAATGCAGATAGGGGATTTTACAATTATTGACGACACTTACAATGCCAATCCCCTTTCTGTGGAAAATGCTATTTACACATTGTCAGCTATTCCTAAATACAGAATTATAGTACTAGGAGATATGTTGGAGCTTGGCAGATACTCACAACATCTACACCATAAAATTGGAAAACTGATAGGAAAATCCCAGATAGATACAGCAGTCTTTTATGGAAAAGAGATGAAAAATGCCTACGAAGAGGCATCAAAAAAAGTGAGGAGTTTTTACTTTAAATCAAAGGATGAGGTTGTGGAATTTCTATACAGGGAAAGGGAGAAAAAACCTGTTATTCTTATAAAAGGCTCACGGGGCATGAAAATGGAAGAGATTATCCACAGACTAAAATGTTAA
- the gap gene encoding type I glyceraldehyde-3-phosphate dehydrogenase: protein MAIKVGINGFGRIGRNFFRACIDNPEIEIVGINDLTDAHTLAHLLKYDSVHGKFNGSVEARENSIVVNGKEIEITAIKDPAQLPWKELGVDIVIESTGVFRDREGAGKHLQAGAKKVIISAPGKNPDLTVVLGVNEEQYNPEEHHIISNASCTTNCLAPVAKVLNDEFTIVKGYMVTVHAYTNDQRILDLPHKDLRRARAAAVNIIPTTTGAAKAVGEVLPELKGKLDGTARRVPVADGSLVDLTVILEKQVTEEEINSKMKEYAEGKMKGILEYTEDPIVSQDIVGNPHSSIFDALSTKVIGGNFVHISSWYDNEWGYSNRLKDLVLFMAEKGL, encoded by the coding sequence ATGGCAATTAAAGTAGGTATTAACGGTTTTGGTAGAATTGGGAGGAACTTTTTCAGGGCATGCATTGACAATCCAGAGATTGAAATTGTAGGAATTAACGACCTTACTGATGCACATACACTTGCACATCTTCTTAAATACGACTCTGTCCATGGAAAGTTTAACGGCAGTGTTGAAGCAAGAGAAAACAGTATCGTTGTCAATGGTAAAGAGATAGAGATTACAGCAATTAAAGACCCTGCACAGCTGCCGTGGAAAGAACTTGGAGTTGATATTGTTATTGAGTCAACAGGAGTGTTCAGAGACAGGGAAGGAGCCGGAAAGCACCTTCAGGCTGGAGCTAAAAAGGTGATAATATCGGCACCAGGGAAAAATCCAGACCTTACTGTAGTTTTAGGAGTAAACGAAGAACAGTATAATCCTGAAGAGCACCACATAATATCCAACGCTTCCTGCACAACAAACTGCCTTGCACCTGTAGCAAAGGTATTAAACGATGAGTTCACAATAGTAAAAGGATACATGGTTACTGTTCACGCTTACACAAACGACCAGAGAATACTTGACCTTCCTCACAAAGACCTTAGAAGGGCAAGAGCAGCAGCCGTAAACATAATACCAACAACAACAGGAGCGGCAAAGGCTGTTGGAGAGGTTCTACCTGAACTGAAAGGAAAACTTGACGGAACAGCAAGGAGGGTTCCTGTTGCTGATGGTTCATTGGTTGACCTTACAGTAATATTAGAAAAACAGGTAACAGAGGAAGAGATAAACAGCAAGATGAAAGAGTACGCAGAAGGAAAGATGAAAGGAATATTAGAGTACACAGAAGACCCTATAGTCTCTCAGGACATTGTAGGAAATCCCCACTCATCTATTTTTGATGCTCTTTCCACAAAAGTTATCGGTGGGAACTTTGTTCATATTTCTTCCTGGTACGATAACGAATGGGGATACTCAAACAGACTAAAAGACCTTGTTCTCTTTATGGCAGAAAAAGGTTTATAA
- the trpS gene encoding tryptophan--tRNA ligase has product MKKVLSGMRPTGRLHLGHYLGVIKNWLKLQEEHQCKFFIADWHALTNKYKETDSLKENIRQMIIDWLSCGIDPEKATLFIQSGVKEHAELSLLFSMITPKSWLELNPSYKDLKFNLYYQYLRDFLAGKQIKIIQTPPPQPYEEALEKSTGKQKSKIFEDYLREAFHKAFYNQKGIDFKGFKDVLIKFGIQKKIAQEVVKNLEEGDVGKDIDTVGFLAYPVLQAADILIYKADTVPVGEDQLPHIELTREIARRFNNLYEPVFPEPQALLTEEAKLPGIDGRKMSKSYNNAIYLSDDEETVNSKVLQMKTDPQRVRKTDPGNPEVCIVFDYHTIFTDSQTVSEINAKCRNAEIGCVECKKILAESLNNFLQPIRERRKEIEADIHRYEKIFEEGTEKARAVASETMSEVRKAMKLWQF; this is encoded by the coding sequence ATGAAAAAGGTTCTGTCTGGAATGAGGCCAACAGGAAGACTTCATCTTGGGCATTACTTGGGAGTGATAAAAAACTGGCTGAAACTTCAGGAAGAGCACCAGTGTAAATTTTTTATAGCAGACTGGCATGCACTGACAAATAAGTATAAAGAGACAGACAGTTTAAAGGAAAACATCAGACAGATGATTATAGACTGGCTTTCCTGTGGTATAGACCCGGAAAAAGCCACACTGTTTATCCAGTCTGGTGTGAAAGAACACGCAGAACTATCACTGCTCTTTTCCATGATAACTCCAAAAAGCTGGTTGGAGCTGAATCCTTCCTACAAAGACCTGAAATTTAACCTCTACTACCAGTATCTGAGGGATTTCCTTGCTGGAAAGCAGATAAAGATAATCCAGACCCCTCCCCCTCAGCCTTATGAGGAGGCTTTAGAAAAATCAACAGGCAAACAGAAATCAAAAATATTTGAAGATTATCTGAGAGAAGCTTTTCACAAGGCTTTTTATAATCAGAAGGGAATAGATTTTAAAGGATTTAAAGATGTTCTTATAAAGTTTGGAATACAGAAAAAGATTGCACAGGAAGTAGTAAAAAATTTAGAAGAGGGAGATGTGGGGAAAGATATAGATACAGTAGGATTTCTTGCGTACCCGGTTCTTCAGGCTGCCGACATACTGATATATAAAGCTGATACTGTTCCTGTTGGTGAAGACCAGCTCCCTCATATTGAGCTAACAAGGGAAATAGCAAGAAGGTTTAATAATTTATACGAGCCTGTTTTTCCTGAACCTCAGGCGTTGCTGACAGAGGAGGCAAAACTACCGGGAATTGACGGCAGAAAGATGTCAAAATCTTACAACAATGCTATATATCTCTCTGATGATGAAGAGACTGTAAACAGCAAAGTTCTACAGATGAAAACAGACCCTCAGAGGGTGAGAAAAACAGACCCGGGAAATCCTGAAGTATGCATAGTTTTTGATTATCACACAATTTTTACAGACAGCCAGACAGTGTCAGAAATTAATGCAAAATGCAGAAATGCAGAGATTGGATGTGTTGAATGTAAAAAGATACTTGCAGAAAGTCTGAACAATTTTCTTCAGCCTATAAGGGAGAGAAGAAAAGAGATAGAAGCTGACATACACAGATACGAAAAGATTTTTGAAGAAGGAACAGAAAAAGCAAGGGCAGTAGCATCAGAAACCATGTCAGAAGTGAGAAAAGCAATGAAACTGTGGCAGTTTTAA
- a CDS encoding NAD-binding protein yields the protein MMKICIVGAGVVGSYLAQKLSQEGYDVAIIDKDRKKIEEIQSQIDVAAYSCDAFDEECIGQLRDYDLFIVATNKDEINLSVALMLKAIYGKDKVIVRVDKDILSKREIETFLGVEIVNTFNEIFKNVETFIHYPFITSINELETGKFVIFSYTVKRPDFLSNTKISDLKEIRDRIPFTVVLIERDGKPYLPSGNKVLLEGDTVYILTERETLNELIKALNIQIKPVKTITFLGMSRIGISILKKIYGRGLSIKVIEEDIQLCESIASQFPDVMVLNGKITDKHLLESEQVGGSDIIISSSYREDNILSCILVKKLGAKKVIAIIENPEYEEIAQSLGIDIPIVSRKMIARKVYKRIKHRGFIDIFELKENIRIYELPVSEEIEDRKVSEISTGKFVILGVVRDNKMKMVSGEFLLKKGDKLIVLEIEETEE from the coding sequence ATGATGAAAATATGTATCGTTGGAGCTGGTGTTGTAGGTAGTTATCTCGCTCAAAAACTGTCTCAGGAGGGATACGACGTTGCAATAATAGACAAAGACAGGAAAAAGATTGAAGAAATTCAGTCTCAGATTGATGTTGCAGCATATAGTTGCGATGCCTTTGATGAAGAATGTATAGGACAGCTCAGAGACTACGACCTTTTTATCGTTGCAACGAATAAAGATGAGATTAACCTCTCTGTTGCACTAATGCTGAAAGCTATTTACGGCAAAGATAAAGTAATTGTCAGAGTAGATAAGGACATACTTTCTAAACGCGAGATTGAAACTTTTTTGGGAGTTGAAATAGTAAATACATTCAACGAGATTTTTAAAAATGTAGAAACATTTATACATTATCCATTCATAACTTCAATTAATGAATTAGAAACAGGAAAATTTGTTATATTCAGCTACACTGTAAAGAGACCAGATTTTCTTTCAAACACAAAGATTTCTGACCTGAAGGAAATCAGAGACAGAATTCCATTTACTGTCGTTTTAATAGAAAGAGATGGAAAACCATACCTGCCTTCAGGTAATAAAGTTCTGTTAGAAGGGGATACTGTTTACATTCTGACAGAAAGGGAAACTCTAAATGAACTGATAAAAGCATTGAACATTCAGATAAAACCTGTAAAAACCATAACCTTCCTTGGTATGTCAAGAATTGGTATAAGCATACTGAAAAAGATTTATGGTAGAGGACTGAGCATAAAGGTTATTGAAGAGGATATTCAGTTGTGTGAAAGTATAGCATCCCAGTTTCCCGATGTTATGGTTTTGAACGGAAAGATAACAGACAAACACCTTTTAGAAAGTGAGCAGGTTGGTGGTAGCGACATTATAATAAGCAGTAGTTATAGGGAGGATAATATACTATCCTGCATACTGGTTAAAAAACTTGGTGCAAAAAAGGTTATTGCCATCATAGAAAATCCAGAATATGAGGAAATAGCCCAGTCACTTGGTATAGATATACCCATTGTTTCGAGAAAAATGATAGCAAGGAAGGTTTACAAGAGAATTAAGCACAGGGGATTTATTGACATATTTGAGCTGAAAGAAAATATAAGGATTTATGAACTGCCTGTTAGTGAAGAGATAGAAGACAGGAAAGTATCGGAGATATCTACAGGAAAATTTGTTATATTAGGTGTTGTTAGGGATAATAAAATGAAGATGGTTTCTGGAGAGTTTCTACTGAAAAAAGGAGATAAACTAATTGTTTTAGAGATAGAAGAAACTGAAGAATGA
- a CDS encoding TrkH family potassium uptake protein: MNKIRLSAIFKLQSFIIFILSLITFVIPLIYSVYLEDEEILCYIIPIFISLLLFSLSAAIKAENITEKEALIIAVSVWFVFPVLTTISYLLSGYISDPIDAYFESVSGFTTTGASILTDIEKLPESLLLLRSLTNWVGGLGFVVLAVSVLSSRLPIGRSIVKFESSKIIEERIEPKVKEVARIVITVYLVMTLLQIFLLYITGIDLYNAITYTFSTVATGGFAPKNDSVAGLSSTSAEFIISLFMILGAINLQLYYIAFKKKSLKSFFKDPEVITYVGIISVAVGISTAVLYISGTYNSLWESFRYGMFQIVSAATTTGFSTTDYSEWHPSVLYLMLLLALIGAVSGSTGGGIKIFRLIFMFKIIAGEIKRIAHPKIIYRPSLKGKVLDISTVNMFWAFLSLYLFSLIFFSFILTLGGHDLVTSFSASIACITSLGPGLGEVGPASNFSSFSDFEKLMLSFEMIFGRLEIIPVITAVFIRSI; encoded by the coding sequence ATGAATAAAATCAGACTGTCAGCAATCTTTAAACTGCAGAGTTTCATAATATTTATACTTTCACTGATAACATTTGTAATCCCACTTATATACTCTGTCTATTTAGAAGACGAGGAGATACTGTGTTATATCATCCCTATTTTTATTTCATTACTTTTGTTTTCTCTGTCTGCTGCTATAAAAGCAGAAAATATAACAGAAAAAGAAGCTCTTATAATAGCTGTATCCGTATGGTTTGTGTTTCCTGTTCTTACAACAATCAGCTATTTACTTAGCGGATATATATCTGACCCTATTGATGCCTACTTTGAATCTGTTTCAGGCTTTACAACAACAGGAGCATCAATATTAACAGACATAGAAAAACTACCTGAAAGTCTCCTTCTTTTGAGAAGTCTTACAAACTGGGTTGGCGGTCTTGGTTTTGTTGTTTTAGCAGTTTCTGTTCTCTCTTCAAGACTTCCCATTGGAAGAAGCATTGTTAAATTTGAGTCTTCAAAGATAATTGAGGAGAGAATAGAACCAAAGGTAAAAGAGGTGGCACGTATCGTTATAACTGTTTATCTTGTTATGACCCTTTTACAGATTTTTCTTCTCTACATAACAGGAATTGACCTTTACAATGCCATTACATACACATTCTCTACTGTTGCAACAGGAGGTTTTGCACCAAAAAACGACAGTGTAGCAGGTCTGAGCAGTACATCAGCAGAGTTTATAATTTCACTGTTTATGATTTTAGGGGCTATAAACCTTCAACTATACTACATTGCATTTAAGAAAAAATCCTTAAAATCTTTCTTTAAAGACCCTGAAGTTATAACATATGTAGGTATTATATCTGTTGCTGTCGGAATATCAACGGCTGTTTTATACATTTCAGGAACATATAATTCCTTATGGGAAAGCTTCAGATACGGAATGTTTCAGATTGTATCTGCTGCTACAACAACAGGGTTTTCAACGACAGATTACTCAGAGTGGCATCCATCTGTGCTTTATCTGATGCTACTTTTGGCTCTTATAGGAGCTGTTAGTGGTTCAACAGGGGGAGGTATAAAAATCTTCAGACTTATATTCATGTTCAAGATTATTGCTGGTGAGATTAAAAGAATAGCCCATCCAAAAATTATATACAGGCCTTCTCTGAAAGGTAAAGTCCTGGACATTTCAACTGTCAATATGTTCTGGGCTTTTCTGTCCCTATATCTGTTTTCCCTTATATTTTTCAGTTTCATCCTGACTCTTGGAGGACATGACCTTGTCACATCTTTTTCCGCTTCTATAGCCTGTATAACAAGTCTGGGTCCAGGTCTTGGAGAGGTTGGTCCTGCATCTAACTTTAGCTCATTTTCAGACTTTGAGAAATTGATGCTCTCATTTGAGATGATTTTTGGAAGATTGGAAATAATACCGGTAATAACAGCTGTTTTTATAAGAAGTATCTAA
- the corA gene encoding magnesium/cobalt transporter CorA yields MGKELLEIPPDTPVYTGSVTDIGCHIKLLLYYNGSELIKKTDLTVEQLKDFKFHKGYTYWISIVGLNDTEKVQEIGKIFELHDLTVEDIVNVHERPKIEDFDDYLFVVVKELLFDRESLKIDFRHIPMVLKDNIFITFSEEWTGIFDFLLKRLEKSKSRLRQRKSDYLCFSAIDVVIDKYFKIFEEIGEVVEDMEDRVLKEPDETLVEQVHYLKRELIFVRRNIWPLREIINDIIKADYTFIYEPTKVYFRDAYDHTIQIIDTLESFRDILSGLLDVYLSSLSNKMNEIMKTLSIIGTIFIPLTFIAGNYGMNFRYMPELYWHYGYFAVLISYVVIASGLIIFFKKRKWF; encoded by the coding sequence ATGGGTAAAGAGCTGTTAGAGATACCTCCAGATACGCCAGTTTATACAGGTAGCGTTACAGATATAGGTTGCCATATCAAACTGCTGCTTTACTATAACGGCTCTGAGCTTATCAAAAAGACAGACCTGACAGTTGAACAACTGAAGGATTTCAAATTTCACAAAGGATATACATACTGGATATCTATTGTGGGACTTAACGACACAGAAAAAGTTCAAGAAATAGGTAAAATCTTTGAACTGCACGATTTGACGGTGGAAGATATAGTAAACGTTCATGAAAGGCCTAAAATTGAAGATTTTGACGATTATCTCTTCGTTGTGGTAAAAGAGCTTCTGTTTGACAGAGAAAGCTTAAAGATTGATTTTAGGCATATTCCAATGGTTCTTAAAGATAACATCTTTATCACATTTAGTGAGGAGTGGACAGGGATTTTTGATTTTCTCTTGAAAAGGCTTGAAAAAAGCAAAAGCAGACTGAGACAGAGGAAGAGTGATTATCTCTGTTTTTCAGCAATAGATGTTGTTATAGATAAGTATTTTAAAATTTTTGAAGAGATTGGAGAAGTTGTGGAAGATATGGAAGACAGAGTTCTCAAAGAACCTGACGAAACCCTTGTGGAACAAGTGCATTATCTTAAAAGGGAGCTGATATTTGTCAGGAGGAATATATGGCCACTGAGAGAGATAATTAATGACATTATAAAGGCAGATTATACTTTTATTTATGAACCTACAAAGGTTTACTTCAGAGATGCCTACGACCACACCATTCAGATTATTGACACGCTGGAATCATTCAGGGACATACTTTCTGGTCTTTTGGATGTTTATCTTTCAAGTCTGAGCAACAAGATGAACGAAATAATGAAAACCCTATCAATAATAGGAACAATATTTATCCCTCTCACGTTTATAGCAGGAAACTACGGTATGAACTTCCGCTATATGCCTGAACTTTACTGGCATTACGGATATTTTGCCGTGTTGATTTCTTATGTTGTGATAGCATCTGGGTTGATAATTTTCTTCAAAAAGAGGAAATGGTTTTAG
- a CDS encoding sigma-54-dependent transcriptional regulator: MNNQNITILVVDDEKNITDLLKDILEDEGFTVETASDIKEAKEKLKEKDYEIVFLDVWLPDGEGTDLIPFIKEINQITKIIMISGHANIPVAVKALKEGAYDFLEKPISTDSILAVLQKAINEIKKDLEYIFLKQQQTKDIEIIGNSPPILKLKKQIEKVAKTNAWVMIFGENGTGKELVAKSIHFLSERADRPFVDINCAALPDDLIEAELFGYEKGAFTGAVNRKIGKLEIADGGTLFLDEVTDMSLPAQAKLLRVLEEKEFTRLGSNHKIKVDIRVISATNKDLEKEIEEGRFRQDLAFRLAVVPIYVPPLRERGEDILLLAEHFLKKSCIENKMSPIKLSEEVKKVFLRYSWPGNVRELKNLMERLCIFATGEEITLEDLPPYMFRGKSPTGTKKIEIKPLKKVREEAEKEVIKLALEKYGKNLKEVAKALEIDLSSLYRKLKQYNLEE; encoded by the coding sequence ATGAATAATCAAAACATAACAATTCTGGTTGTTGATGACGAGAAAAACATAACAGACCTGCTGAAAGATATATTAGAAGATGAAGGATTCACTGTTGAAACTGCATCGGACATAAAAGAAGCAAAAGAAAAACTGAAAGAAAAAGATTATGAGATTGTTTTTCTTGATGTATGGCTGCCTGACGGGGAAGGAACAGACCTGATACCTTTTATTAAGGAAATAAACCAGATAACAAAAATTATTATGATATCTGGGCATGCAAACATTCCTGTTGCAGTTAAAGCTCTAAAGGAAGGAGCCTATGACTTTTTAGAAAAGCCCATATCCACAGACTCAATACTTGCCGTTCTTCAAAAAGCAATAAATGAGATTAAAAAAGACCTTGAATATATATTCTTAAAACAACAGCAAACAAAAGATATTGAGATAATAGGAAACAGCCCTCCTATATTAAAGCTTAAAAAGCAGATTGAAAAGGTAGCAAAAACAAATGCATGGGTAATGATTTTTGGTGAAAATGGAACAGGAAAAGAGCTTGTAGCAAAATCTATACACTTTTTGAGTGAAAGGGCAGATAGACCATTTGTTGACATAAACTGTGCTGCTCTGCCAGATGACCTGATTGAAGCAGAGCTGTTTGGATATGAGAAAGGAGCATTTACAGGGGCTGTAAACAGAAAAATTGGAAAGTTGGAAATAGCAGACGGAGGAACACTGTTTTTAGACGAAGTAACAGATATGAGTCTTCCTGCACAGGCAAAACTCCTGAGGGTTTTGGAGGAAAAAGAGTTTACCAGACTGGGAAGCAACCATAAAATAAAGGTAGACATAAGGGTCATATCTGCTACAAATAAGGATTTGGAGAAAGAAATAGAAGAAGGTCGGTTCAGACAGGATTTAGCATTCAGACTTGCAGTCGTTCCCATATATGTTCCCCCTCTCAGGGAAAGAGGAGAAGACATTTTACTACTGGCAGAGCATTTTCTCAAAAAATCCTGTATTGAAAACAAGATGAGTCCTATAAAGCTGTCAGAAGAAGTTAAAAAAGTGTTCCTGCGGTACAGCTGGCCGGGAAACGTGAGAGAGCTGAAAAACCTTATGGAAAGGCTCTGTATTTTTGCTACAGGAGAGGAGATTACACTGGAAGATTTACCTCCCTATATGTTCAGAGGAAAATCTCCTACAGGCACCAAAAAGATAGAGATAAAACCACTGAAAAAGGTAAGAGAAGAAGCTGAAAAAGAGGTCATAAAACTTGCTTTAGAAAAATACGGCAAAAATCTGAAAGAGGTAGCAAAAGCTCTTGAGATAGACCTGTCTTCCCTCTACAGAAAACTAAAACAGTACAATCTGGAGGAGTGA